In Nicotiana tabacum cultivar K326 chromosome 2, ASM71507v2, whole genome shotgun sequence, the following proteins share a genomic window:
- the LOC107784025 gene encoding TSL-kinase interacting protein 1 isoform X5 produces MQMEPQVALECDRCLHPETLMCKDGVSDVTQHPAAAQPVIPSEDHPVSQLSVPTHDHAVTQQVSSSQDRVTLQKPAKRQTRQWAAWTSQEEESFFSALRQVGKNFEKITSRVQSKNKDQVRHYYYRLVRRMNKLLGPELCLDAKNSKDTNAAMLRWWSLLEKSSCKASKLHLKPRRFKIFIETLESQLLKDRKKNVRRRPSQGESSSTAAASLSSHSRVSTNDSRTVKVVLLDDQGIQKFGSGKGSSLKRHVTMGVNRSNAKVDSSPVKNARHRRKIGSVSAAAYKRWEKAAIAGVSLVADAAEHLERATIGINGFEHVGKDVHSLLTLSQNLLNETNLQSCMKLKLQLFPVDEGTRRALEMDNHNPYLELTLSNRKKMSSVLEHLNRKWGSSSIATGELVLFPYHVQMENLVQSLRWTKDTTLSAADVNNLIGSPPVFRLRYGWFPNSELGTFQAPLSSTTPFTQNTNTNITEEMNAEILASSHGKLVRFSKEPLVSNPRMTVTSSSTELSGESNLQASMGLNTYNSDHNETLPSHRREKGAITTEKQVEMHDMQGSKTSALSAGDWEDSLTNISVGDLLSDAPDDEETDCIESTLPGSSHFLQQMPFSCDSFDAAIAAHIYKHQSKAESQMALPPQASSIWNAEDTCDAFAFQKDVASRLKAHNSSSNVGAENCQHISQSSSLLLDAGIKDLPGKMEPITDEPAHEDPVDECQSNAQALGGSTKDLSLLSDIYWPDSLGPLELDAPSCRYHSEDLILSDNSLGGLNRLIASSLDAFQNCSFFGLDKKEPGSTVEAVETTSLADYKIGAKV; encoded by the exons ATGCAAATGGAGCCACAAGTCGCCTTAGAGTGTGACAGATGCCTCCATCCTGAGACTCTTATGTGCAAGGATGGGGTTTCTGATGTTACACAACATCCTGCGGCAGCACAGCCAGTGATACCCTCAGAAGATCATCCTGTTTCACAGCTGTCCGTGCCGACACATGATCATGCAGTGACACAGCAGGTATCATCCTCCCAAGACCGGGTTACGCTGCAGAAACCAG CCAAAAGGCAGACACGTCAATGGGCTGCATGGACTAGTCAGGAGGAAGAAAGCTTTTTCTCTGCACTGCGACAAGTTGGCAAG AACTTTGAGAAAATTACTAGTCGTGTGCAGAGTAAAAACAAGGATCAG GTCAGACATTATTATTATCGTCTTGTGAGGCGTATGAACAAGTTGTTGGGTCCGGAACTTTGTCTTGATGCCAAAAATTCCAAGGACACTAATGCTGCAATGCTGCGATG GTGGTCTTTACTGGAAAAGTCTAGCTGTAAAGCTTCAAAGCTTCACTTGAAACCACGGagatttaaaatatttattgagACTTTG GAGAGTCAGCTGTTGAAAGACCGGAAAAAGAATGTAAGAAGGCGTCCTTCTCAAGGAGAAAGTAGTTCTACAGCTGCTGCATCTCTTTCAAGTCATAGCAGAGTGTCAACTAATGATAGTCGGACAGTTAAAGTGGTTCTTCTGGACGACCAGGGCATACAGAAATTTGGATCTGGAAAAGGCTCTTCTCTAAAACGCCATGTGACTATGGGTGTAAATAGAAGCAACGCAAAAGTAGACTCTTCTCCAGTGAAAAATGCTAGACATCGACGAAAGATAG GTTCTGTATCAGCAGCTGCATATAAAAGGTGGGAGAAGGCTGCAATTGCTGGAGTTTCATTGGTAGCTGATGCTGCCGAGCATTTGGAACGGGCAACTATCG GTATAAATGGATTTGAACATGTTGGGAAAGATGTGCATTCTTTGCTTACTTTATCGCAAAATCTGTTAAATGAGACCAATTTACAGAGTTGTATGAAACTCAAGCTCCAGCTGTTTCCTGTTGATGAAGGAACTAGAAGAGCCCTGGAAATG GATAATCATAACCCATACTTGGAACTCACTCTAAGTAATAGGAAAAAGATGTCATCCGTTTTGGAACATCTCAATCGTAAATGGGGAAGCTCGAGCATAGCAACTGGAGAACTGGTGCTTTTTCCTTACCATGTACAGATGGAAAACCTGGTGCAATCCCTGAGATGGACTAAAGATACTACACTAAGTGCTGCAGATGTAAATAATCTGATTGGAAGCCCTCCAGTTTTCCGTCTCAG aTACGGTTGGTTTCCAAATTCTGAGCTTGGAACGTTTCAAGCACCATTGTCATCTACCACTCCCTTTACACAAAATACTAACACTAACATAACAGAAGAAATGAATGCGGAAATACTAGCATCATCCCATGGTAAACTTGTACGTTTTTCTAAAGAACCACTAGTTTCTAACCCAAGAATGACTGTGACATCCTCCTCAACCGAGCTATCCGGTGAGTCAAACTTGCAAGCTAGCATGGGTCTGAATACCTACAATTCTGATCATAATGAAACTCTGCCATCGCATAGACGGGAGAAGGGTGCTATAACCACAGAGAAACAAGTTGAGatg CATGATATGCAGGGAAGCAAGACCAGTGCTTTATCAGCAGGGGATTGGGAAGATAGCCTTACCAACATAAGTGTTGGAGATCTTCTCTCTGATGCACCTGACGATGAGGAAACAGACTGcattgaatcaactttacctggAAGCTCTCACTTTCTCCAGCAGATGCCATTTAGCTGCGACTCGTTTGACGCAGCgattgctgctcatatatataaaCATCAGAGCAAAGCTGAATCTCAGATGGCTCTTCCACCTCAAGCATCTTCCATTTGGAATGCTGAAGATACATGTGATGCTTTTGCATTTCAGAAAGATGTTGCTTCCAGACTTAAAGCGCACAATTCATCCAGCAATGTTGGTGCAGAGAACTGCCAGCACATTTCTCAGTCATCTTCCCTATTGTTGGATGCAGGAATAAAG gATTTGCCTGGGAAAATGGAACCTATAACTGATGAACCTGCTCATGAAGATCCAGTGGATGAGTGCCAATCCAATGCACAAGCTTTGGGTGGTTCTACAAAGGATCTTAGTTTGCTCTCTGACATATATTGG CCAGACTCTTTAGGACCGCTAGAGTTGGATGCACCTTCATGTAGATATCATAGTGAAGACCTAATTCTGAGTGATAATAGTCTTGGTGGCTTGAACCGCCTCATAGCTAGCAGTCTGGATGCATTTCAAAATTGCTCGTTCTTTGGGTTGGACAAGAAAGAGCCTGGATCTACTGTTGAAGCTGTAGAGACTACTTCATTAGCAGATTACAAGATCGGTGCTAAAGTCTAA
- the LOC107784025 gene encoding TSL-kinase interacting protein 1 isoform X3: MQMEPQVALECDRCLHPETLMCKDGVSDVTQHPAAAQPVIPSEDHPVSQLSVPTHDHAVTQQVSSSQDRVTLQKPAKRQTRQWAAWTSQEEESFFSALRQVGKNFEKITSRVQSKNKDQVRHYYYRLVRRMNKLLGPELCLDAKNSKDTNAAMLRWWSLLEKSSCKASKLHLKPRRFKIFIETLESQLLKDRKKNVRRRPSQGESSSTAAASLSSHSRVSTNDSRTVKVVLLDDQGIQKFGSGKGSSLKRHVTMGVNRSNAKVDSSPVKNARHRRKIGSVSAAAYKRWEKAAIAGVSLVADAAEHLERATIGKDVELVQNSQGINGFEHVGKDVHSLLTLSQNLLNETNLQSCMKLKLQLFPVDEGTRRALEMDNHNPYLELTLSNRKKMSSVLEHLNRKWGSSSIATGELVLFPYHVQMENLVQSLRWTKDTTLSAADVNNLIGSPPVFRLRYGWFPNSELGTFQAPLSSTTPFTQNTNTNITEEMNAEILASSHGKLVRFSKEPLVSNPRMTVTSSSTELSGESNLQASMGLNTYNSDHNETLPSHRREKGAITTEKQVEMHDMQGSKTSALSAGDWEDSLTNISVGDLLSDAPDDEETDCIESTLPGSSHFLQQMPFSCDSFDAAIAAHIYKHQSKAESQMALPPQASSIWNAEDTCDAFAFQKDVASRLKAHNSSSNVGAENCQHISQSSSLLLDAGIKDLPGKMEPITDEPAHEDPVDECQSNAQALGGSTKDLSLLSDIYWPDSLGPLELDAPSCRYHSEDLILSDNSLGGLNRLIASSLDAFQNCSFFGLDKKEPGSTVEAVETTSLADYKIGAKV; this comes from the exons ATGCAAATGGAGCCACAAGTCGCCTTAGAGTGTGACAGATGCCTCCATCCTGAGACTCTTATGTGCAAGGATGGGGTTTCTGATGTTACACAACATCCTGCGGCAGCACAGCCAGTGATACCCTCAGAAGATCATCCTGTTTCACAGCTGTCCGTGCCGACACATGATCATGCAGTGACACAGCAGGTATCATCCTCCCAAGACCGGGTTACGCTGCAGAAACCAG CCAAAAGGCAGACACGTCAATGGGCTGCATGGACTAGTCAGGAGGAAGAAAGCTTTTTCTCTGCACTGCGACAAGTTGGCAAG AACTTTGAGAAAATTACTAGTCGTGTGCAGAGTAAAAACAAGGATCAG GTCAGACATTATTATTATCGTCTTGTGAGGCGTATGAACAAGTTGTTGGGTCCGGAACTTTGTCTTGATGCCAAAAATTCCAAGGACACTAATGCTGCAATGCTGCGATG GTGGTCTTTACTGGAAAAGTCTAGCTGTAAAGCTTCAAAGCTTCACTTGAAACCACGGagatttaaaatatttattgagACTTTG GAGAGTCAGCTGTTGAAAGACCGGAAAAAGAATGTAAGAAGGCGTCCTTCTCAAGGAGAAAGTAGTTCTACAGCTGCTGCATCTCTTTCAAGTCATAGCAGAGTGTCAACTAATGATAGTCGGACAGTTAAAGTGGTTCTTCTGGACGACCAGGGCATACAGAAATTTGGATCTGGAAAAGGCTCTTCTCTAAAACGCCATGTGACTATGGGTGTAAATAGAAGCAACGCAAAAGTAGACTCTTCTCCAGTGAAAAATGCTAGACATCGACGAAAGATAG GTTCTGTATCAGCAGCTGCATATAAAAGGTGGGAGAAGGCTGCAATTGCTGGAGTTTCATTGGTAGCTGATGCTGCCGAGCATTTGGAACGGGCAACTATCGGTAAGGATGTTGAACTGGTCCAGAATTCACAGG GTATAAATGGATTTGAACATGTTGGGAAAGATGTGCATTCTTTGCTTACTTTATCGCAAAATCTGTTAAATGAGACCAATTTACAGAGTTGTATGAAACTCAAGCTCCAGCTGTTTCCTGTTGATGAAGGAACTAGAAGAGCCCTGGAAATG GATAATCATAACCCATACTTGGAACTCACTCTAAGTAATAGGAAAAAGATGTCATCCGTTTTGGAACATCTCAATCGTAAATGGGGAAGCTCGAGCATAGCAACTGGAGAACTGGTGCTTTTTCCTTACCATGTACAGATGGAAAACCTGGTGCAATCCCTGAGATGGACTAAAGATACTACACTAAGTGCTGCAGATGTAAATAATCTGATTGGAAGCCCTCCAGTTTTCCGTCTCAG aTACGGTTGGTTTCCAAATTCTGAGCTTGGAACGTTTCAAGCACCATTGTCATCTACCACTCCCTTTACACAAAATACTAACACTAACATAACAGAAGAAATGAATGCGGAAATACTAGCATCATCCCATGGTAAACTTGTACGTTTTTCTAAAGAACCACTAGTTTCTAACCCAAGAATGACTGTGACATCCTCCTCAACCGAGCTATCCGGTGAGTCAAACTTGCAAGCTAGCATGGGTCTGAATACCTACAATTCTGATCATAATGAAACTCTGCCATCGCATAGACGGGAGAAGGGTGCTATAACCACAGAGAAACAAGTTGAGatg CATGATATGCAGGGAAGCAAGACCAGTGCTTTATCAGCAGGGGATTGGGAAGATAGCCTTACCAACATAAGTGTTGGAGATCTTCTCTCTGATGCACCTGACGATGAGGAAACAGACTGcattgaatcaactttacctggAAGCTCTCACTTTCTCCAGCAGATGCCATTTAGCTGCGACTCGTTTGACGCAGCgattgctgctcatatatataaaCATCAGAGCAAAGCTGAATCTCAGATGGCTCTTCCACCTCAAGCATCTTCCATTTGGAATGCTGAAGATACATGTGATGCTTTTGCATTTCAGAAAGATGTTGCTTCCAGACTTAAAGCGCACAATTCATCCAGCAATGTTGGTGCAGAGAACTGCCAGCACATTTCTCAGTCATCTTCCCTATTGTTGGATGCAGGAATAAAG gATTTGCCTGGGAAAATGGAACCTATAACTGATGAACCTGCTCATGAAGATCCAGTGGATGAGTGCCAATCCAATGCACAAGCTTTGGGTGGTTCTACAAAGGATCTTAGTTTGCTCTCTGACATATATTGG CCAGACTCTTTAGGACCGCTAGAGTTGGATGCACCTTCATGTAGATATCATAGTGAAGACCTAATTCTGAGTGATAATAGTCTTGGTGGCTTGAACCGCCTCATAGCTAGCAGTCTGGATGCATTTCAAAATTGCTCGTTCTTTGGGTTGGACAAGAAAGAGCCTGGATCTACTGTTGAAGCTGTAGAGACTACTTCATTAGCAGATTACAAGATCGGTGCTAAAGTCTAA
- the LOC107784025 gene encoding TSL-kinase interacting protein 1 isoform X2 codes for MELKVWIGGLRSIFGCLQLKIECKASTSDDFNMQMEPQVALECDRCLHPETLMCKDGVSDVTQHPAAAQPVIPSEDHPVSQLSVPTHDHAVTQQVSSSQDRVTLQKPAKRQTRQWAAWTSQEEESFFSALRQVGKNFEKITSRVQSKNKDQVRHYYYRLVRRMNKLLGPELCLDAKNSKDTNAAMLRWWSLLEKSSCKASKLHLKPRRFKIFIETLESQLLKDRKKNVRRRPSQGESSSTAAASLSSHSRVSTNDSRTVKVVLLDDQGIQKFGSGKGSSLKRHVTMGVNRSNAKVDSSPVKNARHRRKIGSVSAAAYKRWEKAAIAGVSLVADAAEHLERATIGKDVELVQNSQGINGFEHVGKDVHSLLTLSQNLLNETNLQSCMKLKLQLFPVDEGTRRALEMDNHNPYLELTLSNRKKMSSVLEHLNRKWGSSSIATGELVLFPYHVQMENLVQSLRWTKDTTLSAADVNNLIGSPPVFRLRYGWFPNSELGTFQAPLSSTTPFTQNTNTNITEEMNAEILASSHGKLVRFSKEPLVSNPRMTVTSSSTELSGESNLQASMGLNTYNSDHNETLPSHRREKGAITTEKQVEMGSKTSALSAGDWEDSLTNISVGDLLSDAPDDEETDCIESTLPGSSHFLQQMPFSCDSFDAAIAAHIYKHQSKAESQMALPPQASSIWNAEDTCDAFAFQKDVASRLKAHNSSSNVGAENCQHISQSSSLLLDAGIKDLPGKMEPITDEPAHEDPVDECQSNAQALGGSTKDLSLLSDIYWPDSLGPLELDAPSCRYHSEDLILSDNSLGGLNRLIASSLDAFQNCSFFGLDKKEPGSTVEAVETTSLADYKIGAKV; via the exons ATGGAGTTGAAAGT TTGGATTGGAGGTTTGAGAAGTATCTTCGGGTGTTTGCAGTTGAAAATAGAATGCAAAGCTAGTACTTCGGATGACTTCAACATGCAAATGGAGCCACAAGTCGCCTTAGAGTGTGACAGATGCCTCCATCCTGAGACTCTTATGTGCAAGGATGGGGTTTCTGATGTTACACAACATCCTGCGGCAGCACAGCCAGTGATACCCTCAGAAGATCATCCTGTTTCACAGCTGTCCGTGCCGACACATGATCATGCAGTGACACAGCAGGTATCATCCTCCCAAGACCGGGTTACGCTGCAGAAACCAG CCAAAAGGCAGACACGTCAATGGGCTGCATGGACTAGTCAGGAGGAAGAAAGCTTTTTCTCTGCACTGCGACAAGTTGGCAAG AACTTTGAGAAAATTACTAGTCGTGTGCAGAGTAAAAACAAGGATCAG GTCAGACATTATTATTATCGTCTTGTGAGGCGTATGAACAAGTTGTTGGGTCCGGAACTTTGTCTTGATGCCAAAAATTCCAAGGACACTAATGCTGCAATGCTGCGATG GTGGTCTTTACTGGAAAAGTCTAGCTGTAAAGCTTCAAAGCTTCACTTGAAACCACGGagatttaaaatatttattgagACTTTG GAGAGTCAGCTGTTGAAAGACCGGAAAAAGAATGTAAGAAGGCGTCCTTCTCAAGGAGAAAGTAGTTCTACAGCTGCTGCATCTCTTTCAAGTCATAGCAGAGTGTCAACTAATGATAGTCGGACAGTTAAAGTGGTTCTTCTGGACGACCAGGGCATACAGAAATTTGGATCTGGAAAAGGCTCTTCTCTAAAACGCCATGTGACTATGGGTGTAAATAGAAGCAACGCAAAAGTAGACTCTTCTCCAGTGAAAAATGCTAGACATCGACGAAAGATAG GTTCTGTATCAGCAGCTGCATATAAAAGGTGGGAGAAGGCTGCAATTGCTGGAGTTTCATTGGTAGCTGATGCTGCCGAGCATTTGGAACGGGCAACTATCGGTAAGGATGTTGAACTGGTCCAGAATTCACAGG GTATAAATGGATTTGAACATGTTGGGAAAGATGTGCATTCTTTGCTTACTTTATCGCAAAATCTGTTAAATGAGACCAATTTACAGAGTTGTATGAAACTCAAGCTCCAGCTGTTTCCTGTTGATGAAGGAACTAGAAGAGCCCTGGAAATG GATAATCATAACCCATACTTGGAACTCACTCTAAGTAATAGGAAAAAGATGTCATCCGTTTTGGAACATCTCAATCGTAAATGGGGAAGCTCGAGCATAGCAACTGGAGAACTGGTGCTTTTTCCTTACCATGTACAGATGGAAAACCTGGTGCAATCCCTGAGATGGACTAAAGATACTACACTAAGTGCTGCAGATGTAAATAATCTGATTGGAAGCCCTCCAGTTTTCCGTCTCAG aTACGGTTGGTTTCCAAATTCTGAGCTTGGAACGTTTCAAGCACCATTGTCATCTACCACTCCCTTTACACAAAATACTAACACTAACATAACAGAAGAAATGAATGCGGAAATACTAGCATCATCCCATGGTAAACTTGTACGTTTTTCTAAAGAACCACTAGTTTCTAACCCAAGAATGACTGTGACATCCTCCTCAACCGAGCTATCCGGTGAGTCAAACTTGCAAGCTAGCATGGGTCTGAATACCTACAATTCTGATCATAATGAAACTCTGCCATCGCATAGACGGGAGAAGGGTGCTATAACCACAGAGAAACAAGTTGAGatg GGAAGCAAGACCAGTGCTTTATCAGCAGGGGATTGGGAAGATAGCCTTACCAACATAAGTGTTGGAGATCTTCTCTCTGATGCACCTGACGATGAGGAAACAGACTGcattgaatcaactttacctggAAGCTCTCACTTTCTCCAGCAGATGCCATTTAGCTGCGACTCGTTTGACGCAGCgattgctgctcatatatataaaCATCAGAGCAAAGCTGAATCTCAGATGGCTCTTCCACCTCAAGCATCTTCCATTTGGAATGCTGAAGATACATGTGATGCTTTTGCATTTCAGAAAGATGTTGCTTCCAGACTTAAAGCGCACAATTCATCCAGCAATGTTGGTGCAGAGAACTGCCAGCACATTTCTCAGTCATCTTCCCTATTGTTGGATGCAGGAATAAAG gATTTGCCTGGGAAAATGGAACCTATAACTGATGAACCTGCTCATGAAGATCCAGTGGATGAGTGCCAATCCAATGCACAAGCTTTGGGTGGTTCTACAAAGGATCTTAGTTTGCTCTCTGACATATATTGG CCAGACTCTTTAGGACCGCTAGAGTTGGATGCACCTTCATGTAGATATCATAGTGAAGACCTAATTCTGAGTGATAATAGTCTTGGTGGCTTGAACCGCCTCATAGCTAGCAGTCTGGATGCATTTCAAAATTGCTCGTTCTTTGGGTTGGACAAGAAAGAGCCTGGATCTACTGTTGAAGCTGTAGAGACTACTTCATTAGCAGATTACAAGATCGGTGCTAAAGTCTAA
- the LOC107784025 gene encoding TSL-kinase interacting protein 1 isoform X1, translating into MELKVWIGGLRSIFGCLQLKIECKASTSDDFNMQMEPQVALECDRCLHPETLMCKDGVSDVTQHPAAAQPVIPSEDHPVSQLSVPTHDHAVTQQVSSSQDRVTLQKPAKRQTRQWAAWTSQEEESFFSALRQVGKNFEKITSRVQSKNKDQVRHYYYRLVRRMNKLLGPELCLDAKNSKDTNAAMLRWWSLLEKSSCKASKLHLKPRRFKIFIETLESQLLKDRKKNVRRRPSQGESSSTAAASLSSHSRVSTNDSRTVKVVLLDDQGIQKFGSGKGSSLKRHVTMGVNRSNAKVDSSPVKNARHRRKIGSVSAAAYKRWEKAAIAGVSLVADAAEHLERATIGKDVELVQNSQGINGFEHVGKDVHSLLTLSQNLLNETNLQSCMKLKLQLFPVDEGTRRALEMDNHNPYLELTLSNRKKMSSVLEHLNRKWGSSSIATGELVLFPYHVQMENLVQSLRWTKDTTLSAADVNNLIGSPPVFRLRYGWFPNSELGTFQAPLSSTTPFTQNTNTNITEEMNAEILASSHGKLVRFSKEPLVSNPRMTVTSSSTELSGESNLQASMGLNTYNSDHNETLPSHRREKGAITTEKQVEMHDMQGSKTSALSAGDWEDSLTNISVGDLLSDAPDDEETDCIESTLPGSSHFLQQMPFSCDSFDAAIAAHIYKHQSKAESQMALPPQASSIWNAEDTCDAFAFQKDVASRLKAHNSSSNVGAENCQHISQSSSLLLDAGIKDLPGKMEPITDEPAHEDPVDECQSNAQALGGSTKDLSLLSDIYWPDSLGPLELDAPSCRYHSEDLILSDNSLGGLNRLIASSLDAFQNCSFFGLDKKEPGSTVEAVETTSLADYKIGAKV; encoded by the exons ATGGAGTTGAAAGT TTGGATTGGAGGTTTGAGAAGTATCTTCGGGTGTTTGCAGTTGAAAATAGAATGCAAAGCTAGTACTTCGGATGACTTCAACATGCAAATGGAGCCACAAGTCGCCTTAGAGTGTGACAGATGCCTCCATCCTGAGACTCTTATGTGCAAGGATGGGGTTTCTGATGTTACACAACATCCTGCGGCAGCACAGCCAGTGATACCCTCAGAAGATCATCCTGTTTCACAGCTGTCCGTGCCGACACATGATCATGCAGTGACACAGCAGGTATCATCCTCCCAAGACCGGGTTACGCTGCAGAAACCAG CCAAAAGGCAGACACGTCAATGGGCTGCATGGACTAGTCAGGAGGAAGAAAGCTTTTTCTCTGCACTGCGACAAGTTGGCAAG AACTTTGAGAAAATTACTAGTCGTGTGCAGAGTAAAAACAAGGATCAG GTCAGACATTATTATTATCGTCTTGTGAGGCGTATGAACAAGTTGTTGGGTCCGGAACTTTGTCTTGATGCCAAAAATTCCAAGGACACTAATGCTGCAATGCTGCGATG GTGGTCTTTACTGGAAAAGTCTAGCTGTAAAGCTTCAAAGCTTCACTTGAAACCACGGagatttaaaatatttattgagACTTTG GAGAGTCAGCTGTTGAAAGACCGGAAAAAGAATGTAAGAAGGCGTCCTTCTCAAGGAGAAAGTAGTTCTACAGCTGCTGCATCTCTTTCAAGTCATAGCAGAGTGTCAACTAATGATAGTCGGACAGTTAAAGTGGTTCTTCTGGACGACCAGGGCATACAGAAATTTGGATCTGGAAAAGGCTCTTCTCTAAAACGCCATGTGACTATGGGTGTAAATAGAAGCAACGCAAAAGTAGACTCTTCTCCAGTGAAAAATGCTAGACATCGACGAAAGATAG GTTCTGTATCAGCAGCTGCATATAAAAGGTGGGAGAAGGCTGCAATTGCTGGAGTTTCATTGGTAGCTGATGCTGCCGAGCATTTGGAACGGGCAACTATCGGTAAGGATGTTGAACTGGTCCAGAATTCACAGG GTATAAATGGATTTGAACATGTTGGGAAAGATGTGCATTCTTTGCTTACTTTATCGCAAAATCTGTTAAATGAGACCAATTTACAGAGTTGTATGAAACTCAAGCTCCAGCTGTTTCCTGTTGATGAAGGAACTAGAAGAGCCCTGGAAATG GATAATCATAACCCATACTTGGAACTCACTCTAAGTAATAGGAAAAAGATGTCATCCGTTTTGGAACATCTCAATCGTAAATGGGGAAGCTCGAGCATAGCAACTGGAGAACTGGTGCTTTTTCCTTACCATGTACAGATGGAAAACCTGGTGCAATCCCTGAGATGGACTAAAGATACTACACTAAGTGCTGCAGATGTAAATAATCTGATTGGAAGCCCTCCAGTTTTCCGTCTCAG aTACGGTTGGTTTCCAAATTCTGAGCTTGGAACGTTTCAAGCACCATTGTCATCTACCACTCCCTTTACACAAAATACTAACACTAACATAACAGAAGAAATGAATGCGGAAATACTAGCATCATCCCATGGTAAACTTGTACGTTTTTCTAAAGAACCACTAGTTTCTAACCCAAGAATGACTGTGACATCCTCCTCAACCGAGCTATCCGGTGAGTCAAACTTGCAAGCTAGCATGGGTCTGAATACCTACAATTCTGATCATAATGAAACTCTGCCATCGCATAGACGGGAGAAGGGTGCTATAACCACAGAGAAACAAGTTGAGatg CATGATATGCAGGGAAGCAAGACCAGTGCTTTATCAGCAGGGGATTGGGAAGATAGCCTTACCAACATAAGTGTTGGAGATCTTCTCTCTGATGCACCTGACGATGAGGAAACAGACTGcattgaatcaactttacctggAAGCTCTCACTTTCTCCAGCAGATGCCATTTAGCTGCGACTCGTTTGACGCAGCgattgctgctcatatatataaaCATCAGAGCAAAGCTGAATCTCAGATGGCTCTTCCACCTCAAGCATCTTCCATTTGGAATGCTGAAGATACATGTGATGCTTTTGCATTTCAGAAAGATGTTGCTTCCAGACTTAAAGCGCACAATTCATCCAGCAATGTTGGTGCAGAGAACTGCCAGCACATTTCTCAGTCATCTTCCCTATTGTTGGATGCAGGAATAAAG gATTTGCCTGGGAAAATGGAACCTATAACTGATGAACCTGCTCATGAAGATCCAGTGGATGAGTGCCAATCCAATGCACAAGCTTTGGGTGGTTCTACAAAGGATCTTAGTTTGCTCTCTGACATATATTGG CCAGACTCTTTAGGACCGCTAGAGTTGGATGCACCTTCATGTAGATATCATAGTGAAGACCTAATTCTGAGTGATAATAGTCTTGGTGGCTTGAACCGCCTCATAGCTAGCAGTCTGGATGCATTTCAAAATTGCTCGTTCTTTGGGTTGGACAAGAAAGAGCCTGGATCTACTGTTGAAGCTGTAGAGACTACTTCATTAGCAGATTACAAGATCGGTGCTAAAGTCTAA